Proteins from one Planctomyces sp. SH-PL62 genomic window:
- a CDS encoding efflux RND transporter periplasmic adaptor subunit, with product MLVGLAVVGAAGAALTILPGRLWSSNVVGGGTPLHRAERTRLPVTVNARGTIESSRNFEVVNKVEGQTMILFIAPDGSTVKKGELVCELDSSSLREKLTNELITVRQAEADLQNAVKTREVADFALREYEGGTYPQTRQNADIALILARTNLSQAAERFEWSTRMHERGFVAKSQTIADRDSKANFEITLERARTSIDVLEGYTRRKKVIELQASVQKARSDEMSKRAKLALEQSKRKKYEGLVEHCKLYAPADGLLVHANDAMNRRGSDQAMIQEGISVREGQVLMRIPDVTAMRVDAKFDETVVSRLRPGQRARIRVNAFQNLELRGAVVAVQPIADPSGRDGTDVQLYTAKVVIEGTSTSLRPGMAAQVEVLISEAEDLLAIPMKAVLQIGSDDYVYVAGPEGMLRRGVRLGASNAELIEVVEGLQVGELVSLAPLRLMTEREKREAFSAATPHLR from the coding sequence GTGCTGGTCGGGCTGGCCGTGGTCGGGGCGGCGGGGGCGGCGCTGACGATTTTGCCGGGCCGGCTCTGGTCCTCGAACGTGGTCGGCGGCGGGACGCCGCTCCACCGGGCGGAAAGGACCCGACTGCCGGTGACCGTCAACGCGCGGGGGACGATCGAGAGTTCCCGGAACTTCGAGGTGGTCAACAAGGTCGAGGGCCAGACGATGATCCTGTTCATCGCGCCCGACGGCTCGACGGTCAAGAAGGGGGAGCTGGTCTGCGAGCTGGACTCCTCCTCGCTCCGCGAGAAGCTGACCAACGAGCTGATCACGGTCCGGCAGGCCGAGGCCGACCTCCAGAACGCCGTGAAGACCCGCGAGGTGGCCGATTTCGCGCTCCGCGAGTACGAGGGGGGGACGTACCCCCAGACCCGGCAGAACGCCGACATCGCCCTCATCCTCGCCAGGACCAACCTCTCCCAGGCCGCCGAGCGGTTCGAATGGTCGACCCGCATGCACGAGCGCGGGTTCGTGGCCAAGTCGCAGACCATCGCCGACCGGGATTCGAAGGCGAACTTCGAGATCACGCTCGAACGGGCCCGGACCTCGATCGACGTGCTGGAAGGCTACACCCGGCGGAAGAAGGTCATCGAGCTGCAGGCGAGCGTCCAGAAGGCCCGAAGCGACGAGATGTCCAAGCGGGCGAAGCTGGCCCTGGAGCAGTCGAAGCGGAAGAAGTACGAGGGCCTGGTGGAGCACTGCAAGCTCTACGCGCCGGCCGACGGCCTGCTCGTCCACGCCAACGACGCGATGAACCGGCGGGGGAGCGATCAGGCGATGATCCAGGAAGGGATCAGCGTGCGCGAGGGCCAGGTCCTCATGCGGATCCCGGACGTCACCGCCATGCGGGTCGACGCCAAATTCGACGAGACGGTGGTCAGCCGGCTCCGGCCGGGGCAGCGGGCCCGGATCCGGGTCAACGCCTTCCAGAACCTGGAGTTGAGGGGGGCCGTCGTCGCGGTCCAGCCGATCGCCGACCCGTCGGGCCGCGACGGCACCGACGTCCAGCTCTACACGGCGAAGGTGGTGATCGAGGGGACGTCGACCTCGCTGCGCCCCGGCATGGCGGCCCAGGTCGAGGTCCTGATCAGCGAGGCCGAGGACCTGCTGGCCATCCCGATGAAGGCGGTGCTCCAGATCGGCTCGGACGACTACGTGTACGTCGCCGGCCCCGAGGGCATGCTTCGCCGCGGCGTCCGGCTGGGCGCCAGCAACGCCGAGCTGATCGAGGTCG